In Frondihabitans sp. PAMC 28766, a genomic segment contains:
- a CDS encoding PPK2 family polyphosphate kinase: MAKTWKTEPTEQLRVGEGFRLADVDPASTPGFTGGKQYGVQSLESGAEQLSELQEKLFADSRAGGGTKRVLLVLQAMDTAGKGGIVRHVVGAVDPQGIDHYAFKKPTEEELAHDFLWRIRRELPGVGMIGVFDRSHYEDVLVAKVRSLVSPDVIEQRYGEIVAFEEELAASGTTLVKVMLHISFDEQKARLADRLARPDKFWKYNPGDIDERNLWADYQDAYEVALQRTSTESAPWFVVPADRKWYARVAVQRLLTNALRGLDLGWPPADFDVAVEKTRLAAS; this comes from the coding sequence ATGGCCAAGACGTGGAAGACCGAGCCCACCGAGCAGCTCCGAGTCGGCGAGGGGTTCCGGCTCGCCGACGTCGACCCGGCGTCGACCCCCGGATTCACGGGCGGCAAGCAGTACGGCGTGCAGTCGCTCGAGTCAGGCGCCGAGCAGCTGTCCGAGCTGCAGGAGAAGCTGTTCGCCGACTCCCGCGCGGGGGGCGGCACGAAGCGGGTGCTGCTGGTGTTGCAGGCGATGGACACCGCCGGCAAGGGCGGCATCGTGCGCCACGTCGTGGGCGCCGTCGACCCGCAGGGCATCGACCACTACGCGTTCAAGAAGCCGACCGAAGAGGAGCTCGCCCACGACTTTCTCTGGCGCATCCGCCGCGAGTTGCCGGGCGTCGGCATGATCGGCGTCTTCGACCGGTCGCACTACGAAGACGTGCTGGTCGCGAAGGTGCGCTCGCTGGTCTCGCCCGACGTGATCGAGCAGCGCTATGGCGAGATCGTCGCCTTCGAGGAGGAGCTGGCGGCGAGCGGCACCACCCTGGTCAAGGTGATGCTGCACATCTCGTTCGACGAGCAGAAGGCGCGCCTCGCCGACCGCCTGGCCCGCCCCGACAAGTTCTGGAAGTACAACCCCGGCGACATCGACGAGCGGAACCTCTGGGCCGACTACCAGGATGCCTACGAGGTCGCCTTGCAGCGCACCTCGACCGAGAGCGCGCCCTGGTTCGTGGTGCCGGCAGATCGCAAGTGGTATGCGCGGGTAGCCGTGCAGCGCCTCCTCACGAACGCTCTCCGCGGGCTCGATCTGGGCTGGCCCCCGGCCGACTTCGACGTCGCCGTCGAGAAGACACGCCTCGCCGCGAGCTAA